A genome region from Pygocentrus nattereri isolate fPygNat1 chromosome 10, fPygNat1.pri, whole genome shotgun sequence includes the following:
- the LOC108423419 gene encoding leucine-rich repeat and fibronectin type-III domain-containing protein 2: MAKVLCSLLLLGSAVMTAIACPKYCVCQNLSESLGTLCPSKGLLFVPADIDRRTVELRLGGNYIIRVTQQDFVNMSSLVDLTLSRNTISSIQPFSFVDLETLRSLHLDSNRLTELGPDALRGLVNLQHLILNNNQLNRISEEAFDDLLLTLEDLDLSYNNLRTVPWEAIRKMLSLHQLSLDHNLISYIAEGTFTDLDKLARLDLTSNRLQKLPPDPIFARSQTNAVLSTPFAPVLSLSFGGNPLHCNCEVLWLRRLEREDDMETCASPPSLKGRYFWYVREEEFVCEPPLITQHTHKLLVLEGQTASLRCKAVGDPMPYIHWVAPDDRLISNSSRATVYENGTLDIMVTTAKDYGTFTCIAANAAGESTASIELSIIQLPHLSNGTNRTSQPKSRLSDITSSTKTSKGETKAQPEQVVSVSEVTSVSALVKWTVSKATPKVKMYQLQYNCSDDEVLIYRMIPVTSKAFMVNNLMPGMQYDLCVLAIWDDTATTLTATNIVGCVQFATRDDYPRCQSLHSQFLGGTMILVIGGVIVATLLVFIVILMVRYKVSGGSQVAKLVTVSNTYSQTNGGMQAAQWLNGAPAPPAPKAVVVMRDEVVEFKCGSLQSSISSSSSADSIGCEKVQRYDLRGESSTLPNRWRQAPAKTRPNLDHLLGAFASLDLKAPARDPGGPSCSGAMTAAMGPPSDKEPLLGRGDSKLGRLLMLPLESKPKRSHSFDMGDFGASQCLSYPRRISNIWTKRSLSVNGMLLQCDESEGEGDKGTFSSSSEWVMESTV; the protein is encoded by the exons ATGGCCAAAGTGCTCTGCAGCCTCCTGCTCCTGGGAAGTGCAGTGATGACGGCCATTGCCTGCCCTAAGTACTGCGTCTGTCAGAACCTGTCCGAGTCTTTAGGCACATTGTGTCCTTCTAAAGGCCTGCTCTTCGTCCCAGCGGACATTGACCGACGGACTGTGGAGCTGCGGCTAGGGGGAAACTATATCATCAGGGTCACACAACAGGATTTTGTCAACATGTCAAGCCTGGTGGACTTGACACTGTCAAGGAACACCATCAGCTCCATCCAGCCATTCTcttttgtggatctagagactCTCCGTTCACTCCATCTGGACAGCAATCGCTTGACTGAGCTTGGCCCAGATGCCCTGCGGGGCTTGGTCAACCTGCAGCATCTCATCCTGAACAACAACCAATTGAACCGCATCTCTGAAGAAGCCTTCGATGACCTTCTGCTAACGTTGGAAGATCTTGACCTTTCCTACAACAACCTGCGGACCGTGCCATGGGAGGCCATCCGCAAGATGCTCAGCTTGCACCAACTCAGCCTCGACCACAACCTTATCAGTTACATAGCTGAGGGTACTTTCACGGACCTTGACAAGTTGGCTAGGCTTGATCTCACCTCAAACCGGCTCCAGAAGCTTCCACCAGACCCTATATTTGCTCGTTCTCAGACCAATGCAGTTCTAAGTACCCCATTTGCTCCAGTGCTTTCTCTCAGCTTCGGTGGAAACCCCCTTCACTGCAACTGTGAGGTGCTGTGGCTGCGCCGGCTTGAGCGTGAGGATGACATGGAGACTTGTGCTTCACCTCCCAGTCTGAAAGGACGGTACTTCTGGTATGTACGTGAGGAGGAGTTTGTCTGTGAGCCACCTTTGATTACTCAGCACACCCACAAGCTTCTGGTGCTTGAGGGCCAGACAGCTAGCCTACGTTGCAAGGCAGTGGGTGACCCCATGCCCTACATACACTGGGTGGCCCCTGATGACCGTCTCATCAGTAATTCATCAAGAGCCACCGTCTATGAGAATGGCACTCTTGACATCATGGTCACCACTGCCAAGGATTATGGCACTTTCACTTGCATTGCTGCCAATGCTGCAGGAGAATCCACAGCCTCCATTGAGCTTTCCATCATTCAGTTGCCTCATCTGAGCAACGGGACAAACCGTACCTCACAGCCCAAATCCAGGCTGTCCGACATCACTAGCTCCACAAAGACTAGCAAAGGGGAGACCAAAGCCCAGCCGGAACAGGTGGTGAGTGTGTCAGAGGTCACTTCAGTCTCTGCCCTGGtcaagtggacagtgagcaaaGCAACCCCCAAGGTGAAAATGTACCAGCTCCAGTACAACTGCTCCGATGATGAGGTCTTGATTTACAG GATGATCCCTGTGACCAGTAAAGCCTTCATGGTCAATAATTTGATGCCAGGGATGCAGTATGACCTGTGTGTGCTGGCCATCTGGGACGACACAGCTACCACACTGACCGCCACCAACATAGTGGGCTGTGTGCAGTTTGCAACCCGTGATGATTATCCTCGTTGTCAGTCACTTCACAGTCAGTTCCTTGGTGGCACTATGATATTGGTCATTGGCGGTGTGATTGTGGCCACTCTTCTGGTCTTCATCGTCATCCTCATGGTGCGTTATAAAGTCAGCGGTGGTTCACAGGTAGCCAAATTGGTTACAGTGAGCAACACCTACTCGCAGACCAATGGTGGAATGCAGGCAGCACAGTGGCTCAATGGAGCACCTGCACCCCCGGCACCTAAAGCTGTTGTCGTGATGCGGGACGAGGTGGTGGAGTTTAAATGCGGTTCCTTGCAAAGCAGcatctcctcctcatcctcagcAGACTCCATTGGTTGCGAGAAGGTACAGCGATATGATCTGCGTGGTGAGTCCAGCACTCTGCCCAACCGGTGGAGGCAAGCTCCTGCCAAAACGCGACCCAACCTGGACCACTTGCTGGGAGCCTTCGCCTCTCTGGATTTGAAGGCCCCAGCCAGGGATCCAGGTGGTCCTTCCTGCTCAGGAGCTATGACGGCAGCAATGGGACCCCCCTCTGACAAAGAGCCGCTGCTGGGCCGTGGGGACTCCAAGCTTGGAAGGTTGCTCATGCTGCCATTGGAGAGCAAGCCCAAGCGCAGCCATTCCTTTGACATGGGTGACTTTGGTGCTTCACAGTGCCTTAGCTACCCAAGACGCATCAGCAACATCTGGACTAAACGGAGCCTCTCTGTGAACGGCATGCTGCTGCAGTGTGACGAGAGCGAGGGGGAAGGGGATAAAGGAACGTTTAGCAGCAGCTCAGAGTGGGTCATGGAGAGTACAGTCTGA